The following proteins are co-located in the Poecile atricapillus isolate bPoeAtr1 chromosome 20, bPoeAtr1.hap1, whole genome shotgun sequence genome:
- the LOC131586771 gene encoding endogenous retrovirus group S71 member 1 Env polyprotein-like: protein MVYPVARSNRVDGRGRGEVNSGGNSPVVNGITILWSRRCPKSGNNFSKRWDPHYWNGKAMGLLLSWILFWNLLGVYGNDRVTHEPFEWSLIREEEQKVIQSVISSGAPTFECRLFELLSIDQPSQFLELVAKGPPRRPIYICPASNPGKGYCNYPGEFYCGYWGCETLALGFTPGGGPDPYISVKWLPCTEEGICDRLGITVKSQTLADLGWFIGKTWGIQVWEPGKDRGGHFLIKKERIPHNLPEAIGPNEPLKNIIEGETEKKKPASSGNTTYSISKEKDIMMLPTEHSPPEAYDTFWKIMQASFNVLNQTHPELTKECWLCYDIRPPFYEAIGSVANIRRRNGTNPREKQSRISAVKIKQARQPTDITLRPPHRPANRPGLLLL, encoded by the coding sequence atggtttACCCCGTGGCTCGAAGCAACCGAGTCGACGGGCGAGGAAGAGGGGAAGTAAACAGTGGAGGGAATTCTCCGGTTGTCAATGGGATCACAATATTATGGTCCAGGAGATGCCCCAAGAGTGGGAATAACTTCTCTAAGAGGTGGGATCCCCATTACTGGAATGGGAAAGCCATGGGTCTTTTGTTATCCTGGATATTGTTTTGGAATCTATTGGGAGTTTATGGGAATGATAGAGTTACGCATGAACCCTTTGAGTGGTCCCTAATTAGGGAAGAAGAGCAGAAAGTAATTCAATCGGTAATCAGTTCAGGGGCGCCCACTTTCGAATGCCGGCTTTTTGAGTTACTTTCAATAGATCAGCCAAGTCAGTTTCTTGAGTTAGTTGCAAAAGGTCCACCAAGACGACCAATCTATATATGCCCAGCTTCGAATCCTGGGAAAGGATATTGCAATTATCCCGGAGAATTCTATTGTGGATATTGGGGTTGTGAGACCCTGGCATTAGGATTTACACCCGGAGGGGGCCCAGATCCATATATTTCTGTAAAGTGGCTACCCTGCACGGAGGAGGGCATTTGTGATAGGTTAGGAATTACAGTGAAATCTCAAACATTGGCAGACCTCGGTTGGTTTATTGGGAAGACATGGGGAATACAAGTGTGGGAACCTGGAAAAGATCGAGGAGGACActttcttataaagaaagaaaggattcCTCATAATTTACCAGAGGCAATAGGACCCAATGAACCCTTGAAAAACATAATCGAAGGAGAAACCGAGAAGAAAAAGCCTGCATCTAGCGGTAATACCACCTATAGTATATCTAAAGAAAAAGATATCATGATGCTACCCACAGAACATTCACCCCCTGAAGCATATGATACTTTTTGGAAGATTATGCAAGCTAGctttaatgttttaaatcaAACCCATCCTGAATTAACTAAAGAATGCTGGCTATGTTATGACATTCGTCCTCCATTTTATGAAGCAATAGGGTCAGTAGCTAATATAAGAAGGAGGAACGGAACTAACCCCAGAGA